The following coding sequences lie in one Maribacter forsetii DSM 18668 genomic window:
- a CDS encoding 2Fe-2S iron-sulfur cluster-binding family protein, which produces MTDIKIKITDREGVLHEIDAPTDMNMNLMEVVRSYELAPEGTIGICGGMAMCASCQCYVLSDTELPEMGDDEEAMLSEAFNVKDNSRLGCQLHITEDMDGLEVELAPEEL; this is translated from the coding sequence ATGACCGATATCAAAATAAAAATAACCGACCGCGAAGGAGTGTTACACGAAATAGACGCTCCTACAGATATGAATATGAATCTAATGGAGGTTGTTCGTTCTTATGAACTTGCCCCAGAAGGTACAATAGGCATTTGTGGCGGTATGGCTATGTGTGCATCTTGTCAATGTTATGTATTATCAGATACGGAACTTCCAGAAATGGGAGATGATGAAGAAGCAATGCTGTCTGAAGCTTTCAATGTAAAAGATAATTCACGCCTTGGCTGTCAATTACATATCACCGAAGATATGGACGGACTAGAAGTTGAGCTAGCCCCGGAAGAGCTTTAA
- a CDS encoding Mrp/NBP35 family ATP-binding protein, with amino-acid sequence MKIDKKDVLKALEHITVPGEGQNMVESGAVTNIQIFGDEVEVDITIANPSLQARKKTEVEILKIIHKEVYEKAKIKINIKVDAPAAKPKTNEIKGKPIPGITNIIAVASGKGGVGKSTVTANLAVTLAKMGFKVGLLDADIYGPSMPIMFDVANEKPLAVNVEGKSKMKPVESYGVKLLSIGFFTQRDQAVIWRGPMASKALNQMIFDAHWGELDFMLIDLPPGTGDIHLSIMQSLPITGAVVVSTPQEIALADARKGVAMFQQDSINVPVLGIIENMAYFTPAELPDNKYHIFGKNGAKNLAEDLNVPFLGEMPLVQSIREAGDVGRPAALQTATLVEKAFEELTKEVVSEVVSRNKTMPPTEAIKITTMAGCSPVNKK; translated from the coding sequence ATGAAGATAGATAAAAAGGATGTTTTAAAGGCGTTGGAGCATATTACCGTTCCTGGAGAAGGCCAAAACATGGTAGAAAGTGGTGCAGTGACCAATATTCAAATTTTTGGTGATGAGGTAGAGGTTGATATAACTATTGCCAACCCAAGTTTACAAGCACGTAAGAAAACCGAAGTGGAGATTTTAAAAATCATCCATAAAGAGGTGTATGAAAAGGCTAAAATCAAAATAAATATTAAGGTTGATGCTCCTGCAGCCAAACCGAAAACAAATGAGATAAAAGGAAAACCTATTCCTGGTATTACCAATATTATCGCTGTTGCCTCAGGTAAAGGTGGTGTAGGTAAGTCTACGGTAACTGCTAATCTAGCGGTGACTTTAGCTAAAATGGGTTTTAAAGTAGGGCTTTTAGATGCCGATATTTACGGGCCGTCAATGCCTATTATGTTTGATGTTGCCAATGAAAAACCATTAGCGGTCAATGTAGAGGGCAAGTCTAAAATGAAGCCTGTAGAGAGTTATGGTGTGAAATTATTGTCCATCGGATTCTTTACACAGCGTGATCAGGCAGTAATTTGGAGAGGGCCTATGGCGTCAAAAGCATTGAACCAAATGATTTTTGATGCACATTGGGGCGAGTTGGATTTTATGTTGATCGATTTACCACCGGGTACTGGAGATATTCATTTAAGTATCATGCAGTCATTGCCTATTACGGGTGCTGTAGTTGTGAGTACACCACAAGAGATTGCACTGGCAGATGCTAGAAAAGGAGTAGCCATGTTTCAACAAGATTCTATAAATGTACCTGTTTTAGGTATTATTGAGAATATGGCATACTTTACACCGGCAGAATTACCTGATAATAAATATCATATTTTTGGTAAGAACGGAGCTAAGAATCTAGCAGAAGATTTAAATGTGCCTTTCCTTGGTGAAATGCCTTTGGTACAAAGTATACGTGAAGCTGGTGATGTTGGTAGACCAGCGGCACTACAAACAGCAACACTTGTTGAAAAGGCATTTGAAGAATTGACAAAAGAGGTGGTAAGTGAAGTGGTTTCTAGAAACAAAACAATGCCACCGACCGAAGCAATAAAAATTACGACAATGGCGGGTTGTTCGCCGGTTAACAAAAAATAG
- a CDS encoding ABC transporter ATP-binding protein, whose amino-acid sequence MLLQLRNIFKWVQQGGQRIFLLKDINLEVQEGEFISIMGPSGSGKSTLLNVIGMLDTFDEGEYDFLNESVHSLKEKYRSNLYKEYIGFVFQSYHLLDDLTVEENLEMPLLYKKVKGSERKALVADMLDRFNIVGKKDLFPTQLSGGQQQLVGVARALIANPKLILADEPTGNLNSQQSEEIMQLFKKLNEEDGVTIIQVTHSEKNAAYGSRIINLLDGRKI is encoded by the coding sequence ATGTTATTACAATTAAGGAATATTTTCAAATGGGTTCAGCAGGGCGGTCAACGTATTTTCTTGCTGAAGGATATTAATCTTGAAGTTCAAGAAGGGGAATTTATATCGATCATGGGTCCGTCGGGATCAGGGAAATCTACATTGCTTAATGTGATTGGTATGCTAGATACGTTTGATGAAGGAGAGTATGATTTTTTGAACGAATCGGTTCATTCTTTAAAAGAGAAGTATCGTTCTAACTTGTATAAAGAGTATATCGGTTTTGTTTTTCAATCATACCATTTATTAGATGATTTAACGGTAGAAGAAAACCTAGAAATGCCTCTATTATATAAGAAGGTGAAAGGTTCAGAACGTAAAGCATTAGTAGCCGATATGTTGGATAGATTCAATATTGTAGGTAAAAAAGATTTGTTTCCCACACAGTTGAGTGGAGGACAGCAGCAATTGGTTGGTGTGGCGCGTGCACTCATTGCAAATCCTAAACTGATATTGGCAGATGAACCAACGGGGAATTTAAACTCTCAGCAAAGCGAAGAAATCATGCAGCTTTTTAAGAAATTGAACGAAGAAGATGGGGTGACCATCATACAAGTAACACATTCCGAGAAGAATGCAGCATACGGTTCAAGGATCATCAACCTTCTAGACGGAAGAAAGATTTAG
- a CDS encoding NAD(P)/FAD-dependent oxidoreductase produces the protein MIKTDILIIGAGPTGLFAVFEAGLLKLKCHLIDALPQAGGQCSEIYPKKPIYDIPGFPEVLAGDLVDNLMEQIKSFQPGFTLGERAETIKKLDDGSFVVTTNKGAEHHAPVVAIAGGLGSFEPRKPLLDNLTKFEDNGVAYMIKDPEVYRDKKVVIAGGGDSALDWSIFLADVASQVTLVHRRNEFRGALDSVEKVQELKDQGKLNLITPAEIIALNGDDKLESVLIRKISDAKEEQVLEVDNFIPLFGLSPKLGPIGDWGLEIEKNAIKVDTFDYQTNIPGIYAIGDVNTYPGKLKLILCGFHEATLMCQSAFQKIHPDKKYVMKYTTVGGVSGFDGTKKEAPKAVVKAID, from the coding sequence ATGATTAAAACCGATATATTAATAATTGGCGCGGGACCAACAGGGCTTTTTGCCGTTTTTGAAGCCGGACTCCTAAAACTTAAATGTCACCTAATAGATGCCTTGCCACAAGCTGGTGGGCAGTGTTCAGAGATTTACCCTAAAAAGCCTATTTATGATATTCCTGGTTTTCCAGAGGTATTGGCGGGCGATTTGGTAGATAATTTAATGGAACAGATTAAGTCTTTTCAGCCAGGTTTTACCTTAGGCGAGCGTGCCGAGACTATTAAAAAATTAGATGATGGTTCTTTTGTTGTAACTACAAATAAGGGGGCGGAACACCATGCGCCAGTTGTTGCCATAGCTGGCGGATTGGGAAGTTTTGAACCAAGAAAACCATTGTTGGACAATTTGACAAAATTTGAAGATAACGGTGTTGCTTACATGATCAAAGACCCAGAAGTATATCGCGATAAAAAAGTGGTTATAGCAGGCGGTGGAGATTCAGCGCTAGATTGGAGTATCTTCTTGGCAGATGTAGCATCGCAAGTGACATTGGTACATAGAAGAAATGAGTTTAGAGGAGCTTTAGATTCGGTTGAAAAGGTTCAGGAATTAAAAGATCAAGGAAAACTTAATCTAATTACTCCGGCAGAAATTATTGCCTTAAATGGTGATGATAAATTAGAGTCGGTACTTATCAGGAAAATCTCTGATGCTAAAGAAGAACAAGTTTTAGAGGTCGATAATTTTATTCCTTTATTTGGACTCTCTCCAAAATTAGGTCCAATTGGCGATTGGGGATTGGAGATTGAAAAAAATGCTATAAAAGTTGACACGTTCGACTACCAAACAAACATACCTGGTATTTATGCCATAGGCGATGTAAATACATATCCTGGTAAGTTGAAACTGATCCTTTGTGGTTTTCACGAAGCAACGTTAATGTGCCAAAGTGCCTTTCAAAAAATTCATCCAGATAAAAAGTATGTCATGAAATACACTACTGTAGGTGGTGTAAGTGGTTTTGATGGAACTAAAAAGGAAGCGCCAAAAGCAGTAGTGAAAGCAATTGATTAA
- a CDS encoding NifU family protein: MTATELKVNVEKALEEIRPFLQSDGGDISLISIEDESVTVRLEGACVGCSVNQMTLKSGVEMTIKKYAPQIQNVINIEG; encoded by the coding sequence ATGACTGCAACAGAGCTTAAAGTAAATGTGGAAAAAGCATTGGAAGAAATTAGACCTTTCTTACAGAGCGATGGTGGAGATATTAGTCTTATTTCTATTGAAGATGAATCTGTAACAGTGCGTTTAGAAGGTGCATGTGTTGGTTGTAGTGTCAATCAAATGACATTAAAAAGTGGGGTAGAGATGACGATTAAAAAATACGCTCCACAGATTCAAAATGTAATTAATATAGAAGGTTAA
- a CDS encoding amidase, protein MYQPTKRLPLFLFFSLLTSLIITSCTSSKNEFSKKDVKRSQKLIGLDFGKQYIDTLYPYLQRNKKGFDSLRKYTLDYDVVPAVRFDPLPMNFEPKPQNGFPEWEIPENIALPSKKADLAFYSIPQLASLIKNRKISSLELTEFFIGRLKKYNPILECTITITEEMALEHAKKMDAELAAGNYRGILHGIPYGVKDLMAVEGYKTTWGAEPYRNQQIDMTASVVQKLQDAGGVLVAKLVSGSLARGDVWFDGKTKNPWDTTQGASGSSAGSGSATSAGLVPYALGTETLGSILSPSTRNGITGLRPTYGRVSRHGVMSLSWSMDKVGPMARSAEDCAIVYSVIAGKDPKDGMTTDYPDGFDPTKDYKSLKIAYLKSDIEKDSSDSKVNLDKAIATFKEMGLTLNEVELPKDIPYNSFDVILRAEAGAFFDDMVRAEEVDKMVEQTQRSRANSLRQARFIPAVEYIQANRQRQVLIEKMQAIMKDYDVLISPSSGNRLSITTNLTGHPAISIPTGLDEKKHPTSITLVSNLYDEASILLLAKAFQDQTEFDEMHPEGYTD, encoded by the coding sequence ATGTACCAACCTACAAAAAGATTACCCCTGTTTCTATTTTTTAGTCTACTTACTTCATTAATCATTACATCTTGTACTAGCTCTAAAAATGAATTCTCTAAAAAAGATGTAAAACGATCACAGAAACTCATAGGTTTAGATTTTGGCAAACAATACATTGACACATTATACCCCTATTTACAGCGGAATAAAAAAGGGTTTGATTCCCTACGAAAATATACTCTAGACTACGATGTAGTACCTGCGGTTCGGTTTGACCCGCTACCTATGAATTTTGAGCCAAAACCACAAAACGGATTCCCGGAATGGGAAATACCAGAGAATATAGCGCTTCCTTCTAAAAAGGCGGACCTTGCTTTTTATTCCATACCTCAACTGGCATCGCTCATCAAAAACAGAAAAATAAGTTCGCTAGAATTGACAGAGTTCTTTATTGGTCGATTAAAGAAATACAATCCTATTTTAGAATGTACCATTACCATAACAGAAGAAATGGCGTTGGAACATGCTAAAAAAATGGATGCCGAACTGGCTGCAGGTAATTATCGCGGAATTCTTCATGGTATTCCTTACGGTGTAAAAGACCTAATGGCAGTGGAAGGCTACAAAACTACATGGGGTGCTGAACCTTACCGCAATCAACAAATTGATATGACCGCTAGTGTGGTTCAAAAATTACAAGATGCTGGCGGAGTGCTAGTGGCAAAATTGGTGTCAGGTTCTCTAGCTCGTGGTGATGTTTGGTTTGATGGAAAAACTAAAAACCCGTGGGATACAACCCAAGGTGCTTCTGGATCATCAGCAGGTTCTGGATCGGCAACTTCTGCAGGTTTGGTTCCTTATGCATTAGGTACCGAAACATTGGGCTCTATTTTATCACCTAGTACAAGAAATGGAATTACAGGTTTACGCCCAACATATGGTAGGGTTAGTAGACATGGCGTTATGAGCTTAAGTTGGTCTATGGATAAAGTAGGACCAATGGCAAGAAGTGCAGAAGACTGCGCAATTGTATATAGTGTTATTGCAGGAAAAGACCCTAAAGACGGAATGACTACGGATTACCCTGACGGATTTGACCCTACTAAAGATTATAAATCGCTTAAAATAGCCTATTTAAAAAGTGACATAGAAAAAGATTCTTCGGATAGTAAAGTGAATCTGGATAAGGCAATTGCAACTTTTAAAGAAATGGGACTTACACTTAACGAAGTGGAATTACCAAAAGACATTCCCTACAACAGTTTTGATGTCATACTAAGAGCAGAAGCGGGAGCATTTTTCGACGATATGGTTCGTGCTGAAGAAGTGGATAAAATGGTAGAGCAAACTCAACGTTCTAGAGCAAATTCTTTACGTCAAGCACGCTTTATTCCTGCGGTGGAATACATACAAGCAAACAGACAACGACAAGTGCTCATTGAAAAAATGCAGGCTATCATGAAAGATTACGATGTTCTTATTTCTCCAAGCTCTGGGAATAGGTTATCGATTACAACGAATCTAACCGGTCACCCGGCAATTTCAATCCCTACTGGATTGGATGAAAAAAAACACCCAACAAGTATTACTCTAGTCTCTAATTTATATGATGAAGCAAGTATTCTTTTATTAGCTAAAGCTTTTCAAGACCAAACCGAATTTGACGAAATGCATCCTGAAGGGTATACGGATTAG
- a CDS encoding ABC transporter ATP-binding protein, producing MAEKKVSILTAFKTIIWPRRKLVLLGLLLIVISKAASFVAPVSLRYFLDDIIPNKNYDLLKILVAVVIFAFLVQAVMSFLLTKVLSIQAQYMISELRAQVQKQVLSLPIRFFDNTKSGSLVSRIMSDVEGVRNLIGTGLVQLVGGTITAVVSLVLLLRISPTMTLLTFVPLILFAFIALKAFKIIRPVFRERGKINAEVKGRLTETLGGIRVIKGFNAEGQESKVFEEGVDRLYQNVKKSLTATAFMTSASTFLLGLATTGIMMGFGGYKMMQGELTTGEYFEFTFLLALMVAPIVQMSNIGSQLTEALAGLDRTEELMNKVSESDEKDRTITLSNIKGDMVFKDVSFAYEEDKDVLHNISFEAKSGDVIALVGSSGSGKSTIAGLAASFLNPDSGEITIDGTDLSKVDLTSFRKYLGVVLQDDFLFEGTIRENILFPRPDASEEELQAAIKAAYVDEFTDRFEDGLLTVIGERGVKLSGGQRQRIAIARAVLANPRILILDEATSNLDTESEALIQKSLAELTKGRTTFVIAHRLSTIRKANQILVIENGRIAEQGTHEELIAKEGRYHNLFTYQARI from the coding sequence ATGGCAGAAAAAAAAGTAAGTATTCTAACCGCATTCAAAACTATCATTTGGCCTCGTAGAAAATTGGTTTTGCTGGGCTTATTGCTTATTGTAATCAGTAAAGCTGCAAGTTTTGTTGCGCCGGTATCTCTACGGTACTTCTTAGATGACATCATACCTAATAAGAATTACGACCTCTTAAAAATATTGGTTGCAGTGGTGATTTTTGCATTTTTGGTACAAGCGGTAATGTCATTTTTACTAACCAAAGTTCTTAGTATTCAGGCGCAATACATGATTTCCGAACTTCGAGCACAGGTACAAAAACAGGTACTTTCTCTACCTATTCGCTTTTTTGACAATACAAAATCCGGTTCTTTAGTTTCCAGAATCATGAGTGATGTTGAAGGAGTTAGAAACTTAATTGGTACCGGACTTGTGCAACTTGTTGGTGGTACCATTACGGCTGTAGTGTCTCTTGTGCTGTTACTAAGAATTAGCCCTACCATGACACTTCTAACCTTTGTCCCCTTAATACTTTTTGCATTCATCGCTCTAAAGGCATTTAAAATTATTAGACCTGTTTTTAGGGAACGTGGGAAGATTAATGCCGAAGTTAAAGGCAGATTAACAGAAACGCTTGGCGGAATTCGTGTCATAAAAGGATTTAACGCTGAAGGTCAAGAAAGTAAAGTTTTTGAAGAAGGTGTAGACCGATTATACCAAAATGTAAAAAAGAGTTTGACTGCTACCGCATTTATGACCAGCGCTTCTACTTTCTTATTAGGACTGGCAACTACCGGAATTATGATGGGCTTTGGAGGTTACAAAATGATGCAAGGCGAATTGACTACCGGCGAGTATTTTGAGTTCACTTTTCTTCTCGCCCTTATGGTAGCACCAATTGTACAAATGAGTAATATAGGAAGCCAATTGACTGAAGCTTTAGCGGGTTTAGACCGTACCGAAGAGTTAATGAACAAGGTTTCTGAATCTGATGAAAAGGATAGAACCATTACACTTTCTAACATTAAAGGTGATATGGTTTTCAAGGATGTATCATTCGCCTATGAAGAAGACAAAGATGTATTGCACAACATCAGTTTTGAAGCCAAATCTGGAGATGTTATTGCTTTAGTTGGAAGTTCTGGCTCTGGTAAATCTACAATCGCAGGTTTGGCAGCAAGTTTCTTGAATCCTGATTCCGGAGAGATTACTATAGACGGTACAGATTTATCAAAAGTTGACCTTACTAGTTTTAGAAAATACTTAGGTGTGGTATTGCAAGACGATTTTCTTTTTGAAGGCACTATTCGAGAAAATATACTTTTCCCTAGACCAGACGCTTCTGAAGAGGAATTACAAGCCGCTATTAAAGCAGCTTATGTTGATGAGTTTACCGATAGATTTGAAGATGGATTACTTACTGTTATTGGGGAACGTGGCGTAAAATTATCTGGAGGTCAACGACAACGTATTGCTATTGCCAGAGCAGTATTGGCTAACCCACGAATATTAATTTTAGATGAGGCTACCTCTAATCTTGATACTGAAAGTGAAGCCTTAATTCAAAAAAGTTTGGCTGAACTAACAAAGGGAAGAACCACTTTTGTTATCGCTCACCGTCTAAGTACTATTAGAAAAGCGAATCAAATTTTAGTTATTGAAAACGGACGTATTGCAGAGCAAGGTACTCACGAAGAACTGATTGCAAAAGAAGGTAGATACCATAACTTGTTTACTTACCAGGCGAGGATATAA
- a CDS encoding FtsX-like permease family protein, translating into MFKNYIKVAYRNLLKNKVFTAANIVGLTLAFAVALLLTMTALFELSYDQFHENKDSVYQVYYTNQIPKGSDISTANPVPFAPALKEEVPGVQQISRALSENALVSYGDNDFNLDAEFVDADYFSIFSFPTLLGDTNKPMPDQNSVSLTEKASKKLFGTTDGVGKTVRILIGKEEKPFTVSSILKNIPDNSSVSFDIAIPFESHWDYKEYTDDWDSQNHPVYLQLADGVSKSQFEESTVAFTLLHKEEQMNNMKRDGAQPDVNGNYSQLNLLPYTDKRFANFNSGVLQIKRTFPYMILGIAFLIIFIACANFVNMNIALGEKRLKEIGMRKTLGAVKGQLFGQFWLESLMVFAIAIVLALILSNLLIGPYKTLFNTDATFQNLMTPVILGSFLLGILIVTLFTGGYPALLLSKLNTLKALKGKWELGKNGVRNALIVVQFVIAIVLITGTLVFQGQLQFMRNKNLGFNKEQVVSIPLNGKKDSYRVIELMRNELRGNNNILSVTGSDNNLGRGRDGSMSISKFGFEHEGRIVNSNVLNVDYDYAKTLDIQLLEGRMFSKDYSADSLSMVINEAMVKELNEEDNPLATRIYFDEDSVAYNVIGVLKDYNHQDISKSIEPLTFFLDKNYDLYYAYIKVAPADMASSFDAIKNAWQKVEPNAEFLGSFIDENIDRTFKKEKSMATIITAGSILGIVLSCIGLFAMSLLVVAQRTKEIGVRKVIGASTSSITILLTKDFLKLVGIAFIIGAPIAWFALDKWLQDYAFRVPLSIWFFVGAGLLAALIALLTVGARTMKAAAANPVKSLRTE; encoded by the coding sequence ATGTTTAAGAATTATATAAAAGTCGCTTATCGAAACTTATTGAAAAATAAGGTGTTCACTGCAGCAAATATTGTGGGATTGACCTTGGCATTTGCAGTTGCACTATTATTGACGATGACAGCGTTGTTCGAGTTGTCATATGACCAATTTCATGAAAATAAAGATTCGGTCTATCAAGTCTATTACACGAATCAAATTCCAAAAGGTTCAGATATTTCTACCGCTAATCCGGTGCCTTTTGCTCCTGCTTTAAAAGAAGAGGTGCCAGGTGTACAACAAATATCAAGGGCATTGAGTGAAAATGCGCTTGTGTCGTATGGCGATAACGATTTTAATTTAGATGCAGAATTTGTAGATGCCGACTATTTTTCAATTTTTAGTTTCCCTACACTTTTGGGGGATACTAATAAACCAATGCCTGATCAAAACTCGGTATCCCTTACAGAAAAAGCTTCTAAAAAGCTATTTGGCACTACCGATGGTGTTGGGAAAACCGTAAGAATTCTAATAGGCAAAGAAGAAAAACCCTTTACGGTTTCCAGTATTTTAAAAAACATACCAGATAATAGTAGTGTCAGTTTTGATATTGCTATTCCATTTGAAAGCCATTGGGATTATAAAGAATATACAGATGATTGGGATTCTCAAAATCACCCAGTATACCTTCAATTGGCTGACGGGGTTTCTAAATCTCAGTTTGAAGAAAGTACGGTAGCGTTTACTCTTTTGCACAAAGAAGAGCAAATGAATAATATGAAGCGTGATGGGGCACAGCCAGATGTAAACGGTAATTACAGTCAACTTAATTTATTGCCTTATACAGATAAACGTTTCGCAAATTTTAATTCTGGCGTACTGCAAATAAAAAGAACATTTCCTTATATGATTTTAGGCATCGCCTTTTTGATCATTTTTATTGCCTGTGCCAATTTTGTGAACATGAACATTGCCTTGGGTGAAAAACGCCTTAAGGAAATTGGTATGAGAAAAACCCTTGGTGCCGTAAAAGGACAGCTTTTTGGTCAATTTTGGTTAGAGAGTTTAATGGTGTTCGCCATTGCGATAGTTTTGGCACTAATACTCTCTAATTTATTAATTGGTCCCTATAAAACACTCTTTAATACAGATGCTACTTTTCAGAATTTAATGACGCCTGTTATTTTGGGTAGCTTTTTATTGGGGATTTTAATAGTAACCTTGTTTACAGGTGGTTACCCGGCATTACTTTTAAGTAAGCTAAACACACTAAAAGCTCTGAAAGGCAAATGGGAATTGGGAAAAAACGGAGTACGCAATGCGTTGATAGTAGTACAGTTTGTAATTGCGATTGTATTGATAACAGGAACCTTGGTTTTTCAAGGGCAATTGCAGTTTATGCGCAATAAAAATCTTGGATTTAATAAAGAACAAGTGGTTTCTATACCATTAAACGGAAAGAAAGACAGTTACCGCGTAATAGAACTTATGAGAAATGAGCTTCGCGGAAATAACAATATTTTAAGCGTAACAGGATCTGATAACAACTTGGGGAGAGGTAGAGATGGCAGCATGTCTATTAGTAAGTTTGGTTTTGAACATGAAGGCAGAATAGTAAATAGTAATGTGCTCAATGTAGATTATGATTATGCAAAGACATTGGATATTCAATTGTTAGAAGGGCGAATGTTCAGTAAGGATTACAGTGCAGATAGTTTAAGTATGGTAATCAATGAGGCTATGGTGAAAGAGCTGAATGAAGAAGATAATCCCTTAGCTACAAGAATATATTTCGATGAAGATTCTGTAGCTTATAATGTCATTGGTGTATTAAAAGATTATAATCATCAAGATATTAGTAAAAGCATAGAGCCGCTTACTTTTTTTCTCGACAAAAATTATGATTTGTATTATGCCTACATAAAAGTTGCACCTGCAGATATGGCAAGTTCTTTTGATGCTATTAAAAATGCCTGGCAGAAAGTAGAGCCGAATGCAGAATTTTTAGGTTCGTTTATAGATGAAAATATAGATAGAACCTTTAAAAAAGAGAAGTCTATGGCTACAATTATTACCGCTGGTTCTATTTTAGGTATTGTATTGAGTTGTATCGGTTTGTTTGCCATGTCGTTATTAGTTGTTGCACAACGAACAAAAGAAATTGGCGTACGCAAGGTAATTGGTGCAAGTACATCATCAATAACCATATTATTGACCAAAGACTTTTTAAAGTTGGTAGGCATAGCGTTCATTATAGGTGCGCCAATAGCTTGGTTCGCTTTAGATAAATGGTTGCAAGATTATGCATTTAGGGTACCGTTAAGTATCTGGTTTTTTGTTGGTGCAGGATTGTTAGCTGCCCTAATTGCGCTTTTGACAGTAGGTGCCAGAACCATGAAAGCTGCAGCGGCAAACCCTGTAAAGAGTTTAAGAACGGAATAA